The genomic DNA ACTTACGGTAAAGGAGTAGCGGAATGTGTGAAGTTTGTCTGAATAATATTACCTTTGCTTACGGCAGTGAGCCGGTATTGGAGAATATTTCACTGCAGGTAGCGGCAAAGGATTTTCTGATGATTTTTGGTCCTAACGGGGCAGGTAAAAGTACCGTGTTGAAAATCATCGCCGGAATTTTAATGCCTGACCGGGGTGAGGTGCTGATCAACGGACAGAAAGCCAAAGCGGCCCGTCTAGGCGGTTTGGTTAGTTATGTACCGCAAAACTATGGAAAAAATACAGCCGATTTTCCGATTACGGTCAGTGAGGTTGTCGAACTGGGCTTGATTGCGGGAACCAGGCAAAAAAAACAGCCGAAAAAAGTGGTTAAACATATTGTGG from Propionispora hippei DSM 15287 includes the following:
- a CDS encoding metal ABC transporter ATP-binding protein, with amino-acid sequence MCEVCLNNITFAYGSEPVLENISLQVAAKDFLMIFGPNGAGKSTVLKIIAGILMPDRGEVLINGQKAKAARLGGLVSYVPQNYGKNTADFPITVSEVVELGLIAGTRQKKQPKKVVKHIVEHMLELVQASDLRDRRIGELSGGQQQRVMVAMALAGNPSLLLLDEPTSGIDYAASQRIYELLGTLNKNLGITVIMVSHDIEKAAAWATNVACINRGLCFLGNSQEFRATHSQGRHMWY